A region from the Aphis gossypii isolate Hap1 chromosome 1, ASM2018417v2, whole genome shotgun sequence genome encodes:
- the LOC114120963 gene encoding anaphase-promoting complex subunit 10 isoform X1 codes for MATPNNNNASEEEKIDPMKDVRAGIVREVGSQAIWSLSSCKPGFGVDQLRDDCMETYWQSDGQLPHLVNIQFRRKTVVRDICIYIDYRLDESYTPGRISVRAGTNFNDLQEVEVVELNEPYGWVRIMTKDINDSPLKTYMLQIAVITNHQNGRDTHMRQIKVHSPVEKRDLLIGNFSTVEMRQYTIIK; via the exons ATGGCAACtccaaataacaataatgcatCTGAGGAAGAAAAAATCGATCCTATGAAAGATGTACGTGCTGGAATCGTACGTGAAGTTGGTAGTCAAGCTATATGGAGTCTATCTTCGTGTAAACCGG gcTTTGGTGTAGACCAGTTAAGAGATGATTGTATGGAAACTTACTGGCAGTCAGATGGCCAACTTCCACATTtggttaatattcaatttagacGTAAGACAGTTGTGCGTGatatatgcatatacattGACTATAGATTAGATGAAAGCTATACACCTGGTCGTATATCAGTACGTGCTGGTACTAATTTTAACGACTTACAAGAAGTTGAAGTTGTTGAACTGAACGAACCATATGGTTGGGTAAGAATAATGACTAAAGATATCAATGATTCGCCATTGAAGACTTACATGCTACAAATCGCTGTTATTACCAATCATCAAAATGGAAGAGATACACATATGAGGCAGATTAAAGTACACTCGCCAGTTGAAAAGAGGGATCTTCTCATTGGTAATTTTAGCACTGTAGAAATGAGacagtatacaattataaagtaa
- the LOC114128012 gene encoding uncharacterized protein LOC114128012: MGEERSLKLVKRKLKIITTELTAMSTFSSHFNASTDDINKVRVRFESLLDTVDRFESHQTELEDLEDEVPDNLRIAERMAFKDLFFSVKSSLMKLVDASQENRSTSPSYSEVTKYNGENAMRLPPINAPKFTGDWQMWTSFIDSFNAMFHNNKTLAPVQRLHYLKSCLEGQASDVIRSIPTTGENYLQAYNTLVNRYENKGAIIQSHIRSLLETPKVEASYTQQHQGVSACISQVTDDVR, from the exons ATGGGTGAAGAAAGGTCGTTGAAGTTAGTAAAAAGGAAACTGAAGATCATCACCACTGAACTTACAGCAATGTCAACATTCAGTTCTCACTTTAACGCTTCCACTGATGACATAAACAAAGTTCGTGTACGATTCGAAAGCCTGCTTGATACAGTTGACAGATTTGAATCGCATCAAACAGAGCTTGAGGATCTTGAGGATGAGGTCCCTGATAACCTACGGATTGCTGAGAGGATGGCGTTTAAAGACCTCTTTTTCAGTGTCAAATCATCATTAATGAAACTTGTGGATGCCAGTCAAGAAAACCGTTCAACGTCACCATCTTATAGTGAAGTCACTAAGTACAATGGGGAAAATGCTATGAGGTTGCCTCCAATCAATGCTCCAAAATTTACTGGTGATTGGCAGATGTGGACATCTTTCATTGACTCATTTAATGCCATGTTCCATAATAACAAAACTTTGGCACCGGTTCAACGTTTGCATTACCTAAAGAGTTGCTTAGAAGGTCAAGCGAGTGATGTCATAAGATCAATACCCACGACTGgagaaaattatttgcaagCTTATAACACACTTGTTAATAGATATGAAAACAAGGGTGCCATTATCCAGTCGCACATAAGGTCACTGTTGGAAACTCCAAAG GTTGAAGCGTCATATACACAACAGCACCAGGGTGTGTCTGCTTGCATTTCACAAGTTACTGACGATGTGcggtaa
- the LOC114120963 gene encoding anaphase-promoting complex subunit 10 isoform X2, translated as MATPNNNNASEEEKIDPMKDVRAGIVREVGSQAIWSLSSCKPGFGVDQLRDDCMETYWQSDGQLPHLVNIQFRRKTVVRDICIYIDYRLDESYTPGRISVRAGTNFNDLQEVEVVELNEPYGWIAVITNHQNGRDTHMRQIKVHSPVEKRDLLIGNFSTVEMRQYTIIK; from the exons ATGGCAACtccaaataacaataatgcatCTGAGGAAGAAAAAATCGATCCTATGAAAGATGTACGTGCTGGAATCGTACGTGAAGTTGGTAGTCAAGCTATATGGAGTCTATCTTCGTGTAAACCGG gcTTTGGTGTAGACCAGTTAAGAGATGATTGTATGGAAACTTACTGGCAGTCAGATGGCCAACTTCCACATTtggttaatattcaatttagacGTAAGACAGTTGTGCGTGatatatgcatatacattGACTATAGATTAGATGAAAGCTATACACCTGGTCGTATATCAGTACGTGCTGGTACTAATTTTAACGACTTACAAGAAGTTGAAGTTGTTGAACTGAACGAACCATATGGTTGG ATCGCTGTTATTACCAATCATCAAAATGGAAGAGATACACATATGAGGCAGATTAAAGTACACTCGCCAGTTGAAAAGAGGGATCTTCTCATTGGTAATTTTAGCACTGTAGAAATGAGacagtatacaattataaagtaa
- the LOC114120962 gene encoding BTB/POZ domain-containing protein 17: MKRRRMSAECEMDHSYAMPNVNDNSNALLKKIQNVYANKLLNDITLVVGGISYPAHRFMLCISSDVFETMLMNSTWSDSHQEVIELQEVQQCIEVFPVFLQYFYTGVITLEQSNIMPMLVLADKYNVKDLTTLCVEYMCEHIADAADQGQLVTWFQYVLSLNQPTTINASYYCKIWQDIDCMEIKPPWNKLLKACRNYIKWNLDSCTKCFNTFQCDILVGLLKQSDVVVHDEMQLFGCVASWLNYQSAEKLLECNDSDTIEDYMSSLTEHVMSYIRYPMILPRQMAQLLMVPVVKQNKDFFVDKMAAAMEYNLIKTEKRSDSEHILECTPRLYTCERWGNSFRVRTKVIQNYQSIKREIVTCSSLFDRERELNEESNWEIEMYLKGMCFGKAMLVSWRGSIEVPEVIIKTVRATIKMKLRPEDIGKVARHVRVAILVYAVQNKIVHVVTVVQKVVLFDTNQNLITIDDLMVYDAVNQPTTNEDLIHINDTNVSYFMSDRVPLKFHVIITPIITGLTDTHVGTRIQHVHF, translated from the exons ATGAAGCGACGAAGAATGTCTGCTGAATGTGAAATGGATCATTCATATGCGATGCCTAATGTT AATGATAATTCAAATgctttattgaaaaaaattcagaaTGTTTATGCCAACAaactattaaatgatattaccCTCGTCGTGGGTGGAATATCATATCCAGCTCACCGCTTTATGTTGTGTATATCCAGCGATGTGTTTGAG ACCATGTTGATGAACTCAACATGGAGTGACTCACATCAAGAAGTCATTGAGCTACAAGAAGTGCAACAGTGTATCGAAGTATTTCCAGTTTTtctccaatatttttatacagggGTAATAACGCTCGAACAATCTAATATTATGCCAATGCTAGTATTGGCTGACAAATATAATGTCAAG GATCTTACAACATTATGTGTTGAATATATGTGTGAACATATAGCTGATGCTGCTGACCAGGGTCAATTAGTAACTTGGTTTCAATATGTATTGTCATTAAATCAACCAACTACaattaat gcttcatattattgtaaaatttggcAAGATATTGACTGTATGGAAATCAAGCCACCTTGGAATAAATTACTCAAA gcTTGCAGAAACTATATCAAATGGAATCTTGATTCttgtacaaaatgttttaatacatttcaatgtGATATCCTTGTTGGGCTATTGAAACAATCTGATGTTGTGGTACACGATGAAATGCAGTTGTTTgg ATGTGTTGCATCATGGTTAAACTATCAATCGGCGGAAAAACTACTTGAATGCAATGATTCAGACACAATCGAAGATTACATGAGCTCCTTAACAGAACATGTTATGTCATATATTAGATATCCAATGATTCTTCCAAGACAGATGGCCCAACTGTTAATGGTACCTGTTGTCAAACAGAATAAAGActtttttgttgataaaatgGCTGCAGCCATGGAATACAATTTGATTAAaacag aaaaacGGTCAGATTCTGAACATATATTAGAGTGTACGCCAAGATTGTACACTTGTGAACGATGGGGAAATTCTTTTAGAGTACGCACCAAAGTTATCCAAAACTATCAATCTATAAAGCGAGAAATTGTGACCTGTAGCAGTCTTTTTGACCGAGAACGAGAACTTAATGAAGAATCTAATTGG GAAATAGAAATGTATTTGAAAGGTATGTGTTTTGGTAAGGCAATGTTGGTGTCTTGGCGTGGTTCGATTGAAGTGCCAGAAGTAATAATCAAAACTGTGCGTGcaacaattaaaatgaaattacgaCCAGAAGATATTGGAAAGGTTGCTCGTCATGTTCGTGTTGCTATTTTGGTATACGccgttcaaaataaaattgttcatgTTGTGACGGTTGTACAAAAGGTTGTATTGTTTGACACCAATCAAAATCTGATAACTATTGATGATTTGATGGTGTATGATGCAGTGAACCAACCGACAACCAATGAAGACTTAATCCATATAAATGATACTAATGTTTCATACTTCATGTCTGATAGAGTTCCATTAAAgtttcatgttattattactccTATTATTACCGGTTTGACTGATACTCACGTTGGAACTAGAATACaacatgtacatttttaa